A single window of Scomber scombrus chromosome 12, fScoSco1.1, whole genome shotgun sequence DNA harbors:
- the kcnk18 gene encoding potassium channel subfamily K member 18, with product MPLLFSNRICSGEEARKWATLSWRLLPHLMLCLSLVAYAALGALMFQHIEGSSVSTTQPEYHDFLGKIVDTVLNRTNNASCTNQDIVNRVETVMRKGFKSIWFQRPDRWTFFGSLFFCCTVFTTVGYGEIYPVTLPGKVVCILYAMVGIPLMLLVILDVGDFLAVMMTRTYIRIHSFCKNLRSRTWSPWKAKKRADDSSHRALEDGTFVFSHDIVVREPLDIRQVIHSQSAVRHKSIQLQNNKEIFEKILARENLLRTGPMLRSISCPELDRLPRPIKGYTMWDFTGLGDNMEMLDVPFVLILLIVFAYILFGGLILPLWETEFKDFDPYYFCFITLTTIGFGDIVPNHPKYFMLTSLFIIVGMAIMSMAFKLGQTRIVSCYRQCIKFISRGNMDTFTSEKNK from the exons atgcCTTTGCTCTTTTCTAACAGAATATGCTCCGGTGAAGAGGCGAGAAAATGGGCAACGCTCTCTTGGAGGCTCTTGCCACACCTGATGCTGTGTCTGTCTCTGGTTGCTTACGCAGCGCTGGGTGCGCTCATGTTCCAGCACATAGAAGGAAGCAGCGTGTCCACCACACAGCCGGAGTACCATGACTTCTTGGGAAAGATTGTCGATACCGTGCTGAATCGCACCA ATAACGCATCCTGCACAAATCAAGACATAGTGAACAGAGTGGAGACTGTCATGCGAAAGGGGTTCAAGTCAATCTGGTTCCAGAGACCTGACAGATGGACCTTTTTTGGCTCCTTGTTCTTCTGCTGCACCGTGTTCACTACTGTTG GGTATGGGGAGATCTATCCGGTTACCCTGCCTGGTAAGGTGGTGTGTATCTTGTATGCCATGGTGGGCATCCCCCTCATGCTTCTTGTCATCCTCGATGTTGGCGACTTCCTTGCTGTGATGATGACCAGAACCTACATCCGCATTCACTCCTTCTGCAAAAACCTCCGCTCCCGCACCTGGTCACCATGGAAGGCTAAGAAGAGAGCAGACGACTCGAGCCACCGGGCCCTGGAAGACGGTACTTTTGTTTTCAGCCACGATATTGTGGTTCGTGAACCCCTCGACATCCGGCAGGTGATTCATAGCCAGTCGGCCGTGAGGCACAAGTCCATCCAGCTCCAAAACAACAAAGAGATCTTTGAGAAGATTCTCGCCAGGGAGAATTTACTTAGAACGGGCCCGATGCTCAGGAGCATCTCCTGCCCAGAACTAGACCGCTTGCCCCGACCGATCAAAGGATACACCATGTGGGACTTCACAGGGTTAGGAGATAATATGGAAATGCTGGACGTACCATTTGTGTTGATTCTGCTGATTGTATTTGCTTACATATTGTTTGGAGGTTTGATTCTTCCGTTGTGGGAAACAGAATTCAAGGACTTTGACCCCTACTACTTCTGTTTCATCACACTCACTACCATCGGTTTTGGCGACATTGTACCCAATCACCCAAAATATTTCATGCTTACCTCACTCTTCATCATTGTTGGCATGGCCATCATGTCCATGGCTTTCAAGCTGGGCCAAACACGAATTGTAAGCTGCTACCGCCAGTGCATCAAATTCATCAGCAGAGGAAACATGGACACTTTCACAAGTGAAAAGAACAAGTAA